A region from the Paraurantiacibacter namhicola genome encodes:
- a CDS encoding serine hydrolase domain-containing protein, with amino-acid sequence MLAGCATPAPAPAPAETPSQSARFQSDCAAISSFLDNAVAQGCTVGASMLVWKDGQEVCFTAAGFAVREREQPFARDTLVQIFSMTKPVTGVALMQLWEQGKFGLDDPLYWHLPEYEGLQVVTGVDEDGQPILRPPSRPPTIRDAMRHTAGFTYVEAGGPAYEVWKQLDPLAFSNTLEEFSLKLAQVPLIADPGTRWSYSAGVDVQARLVEVLSGMPFADYVQQNIFTPLGMQDSGWQRDPADLPRLAQIYVQKGDAFEPDDPKLWLEANFAGARLTMGGSGIVTTVDDYMRFARMLLREGELEGVRILQPGTIRVMATDMLDPRIPADQRGFLPGKGTGGFGINFLVRTAPPQTAGENRGTVGEFFWDGYPSMLFWVDPAQDMAVIFATQKIPFDNALHHDVRDAVYGPDYAGTVPD; translated from the coding sequence ATGCTGGCCGGTTGCGCCACCCCCGCCCCCGCTCCCGCTCCCGCTGAGACCCCTTCGCAGTCGGCCCGGTTCCAATCGGACTGTGCTGCGATCTCCAGCTTCCTCGATAATGCTGTGGCGCAGGGCTGCACGGTCGGCGCCTCCATGCTTGTCTGGAAGGATGGGCAGGAGGTCTGCTTCACCGCCGCAGGCTTCGCCGTGCGCGAGCGGGAGCAGCCCTTTGCCCGCGATACGCTGGTGCAGATCTTCTCCATGACCAAGCCGGTCACGGGCGTCGCGCTGATGCAGCTGTGGGAGCAGGGCAAGTTCGGCCTGGACGATCCGCTCTACTGGCACCTGCCCGAATACGAAGGGCTGCAGGTAGTCACCGGCGTGGACGAGGACGGGCAGCCGATCCTGCGCCCGCCCAGCCGCCCGCCGACCATTCGCGATGCCATGCGCCACACGGCGGGCTTCACCTATGTCGAGGCGGGAGGGCCTGCCTACGAGGTGTGGAAGCAGCTGGACCCGCTGGCCTTTTCCAACACTCTGGAGGAATTTTCGCTGAAGCTGGCGCAGGTGCCGCTGATCGCGGATCCCGGCACGCGCTGGAGCTATTCGGCAGGCGTGGATGTGCAGGCGCGGCTGGTGGAGGTGCTGTCCGGCATGCCCTTTGCCGATTACGTGCAGCAGAACATCTTCACCCCGCTTGGCATGCAAGACAGCGGCTGGCAGCGCGACCCGGCGGACCTGCCGCGGCTTGCGCAGATCTACGTCCAGAAAGGCGATGCTTTCGAGCCGGACGATCCCAAGCTTTGGCTGGAGGCGAACTTCGCCGGGGCCAGGCTGACCATGGGCGGGTCCGGCATCGTCACCACGGTGGACGATTACATGCGCTTTGCCCGCATGTTGCTGCGCGAGGGGGAGCTGGAGGGAGTGCGCATATTGCAGCCCGGCACCATCCGCGTGATGGCCACGGATATGCTCGACCCGCGCATTCCGGCGGATCAGCGCGGCTTTCTACCCGGCAAGGGCACGGGCGGCTTCGGCATCAACTTCTTAGTTCGCACTGCGCCTCCGCAAACGGCAGGGGAAAACCGCGGCACGGTGGGCGAGTTCTTCTGGGACGGATATCCCAGCATGCTGTTCTGGGTCGATCCGGCGCAGGACATGGCGGTGATCTTCGCCACGCAGAAAATCCCCTTCGACAATGCGTTGCACCATGATGTGCGCGATGCCGTCTATGGACCGGATTACGCCGGGACCGTACCTGACTGA
- the folK gene encoding 2-amino-4-hydroxy-6-hydroxymethyldihydropteridine diphosphokinase: MANNPHTYLVALGSNQRHPAIGNPRAVVSFAADMLDGTLGEVVARSAVLDSAPVGPSQRRYANAALVMESDLAPPALLKALNGAETMLGRQRRGQRWRSRSIDLDIVLWSGGIWASPDLQIPHPQFRRRDFVTGPAAAIAPDWRDPVSGLSLAQLHHRLTRGRPTPR, translated from the coding sequence ATGGCAAACAATCCGCACACCTACCTGGTCGCGCTGGGTTCGAACCAGCGCCATCCCGCCATCGGCAATCCGCGCGCCGTGGTGAGTTTCGCGGCGGATATGCTGGACGGGACGCTGGGCGAAGTCGTCGCCCGCTCCGCCGTGCTCGACAGCGCGCCGGTCGGCCCGTCACAGCGTCGCTACGCCAATGCCGCGCTGGTGATGGAAAGCGATCTCGCACCGCCGGCCCTGCTGAAAGCCCTGAACGGGGCCGAGACCATGCTGGGCCGCCAGCGCCGTGGCCAACGCTGGCGAAGCCGGTCGATCGATCTCGACATCGTGCTGTGGAGCGGCGGCATCTGGGCGAGCCCGGACCTGCAGATCCCGCACCCGCAATTCCGCCGCCGCGATTTCGTGACCGGCCCCGCCGCCGCCATTGCGCCCGACTGGCGAGATCCGGTCAGCGGCCTGAGCCTCGCGCAGCTTCATCACCGCTTGACCCGTGGCAGGCCCACCCCTAGGTGA
- the aguB gene encoding N-carbamoylputrescine amidase produces MTTLRVAALQLALGSDSEQENIDAVSSMVEEAAQQGAQVILPPELFSGPYFCREEKDEFFALARPTTEHPSVIAMQALAKRLGVAIPTSFFERDGHHYYNTLAMIGPDGEVMGTYRKSHIPDGPGYEEKFYFRPGNDGFKVWDVFGARIGIGICWDQWYPETARCLALKGAQVLFYPTAIGSEPKDADMDTSRMWRRAMIGHAVSNCMPVVAANRIGHEGSQEAGNRFYGHSFICDEWGDMLAEYGAQETGVLVSELDLDAARQHRASWGFFRDRRPQLYGRIAEDI; encoded by the coding sequence ATGACCACACTTCGCGTCGCTGCGCTGCAACTGGCGCTGGGCTCGGATAGCGAGCAGGAGAATATCGACGCTGTTTCCTCCATGGTGGAGGAAGCAGCGCAGCAGGGCGCGCAGGTGATCCTGCCGCCCGAGCTGTTTTCGGGCCCCTATTTCTGCCGCGAGGAGAAGGACGAGTTCTTCGCCCTTGCCCGCCCAACGACGGAGCATCCCAGCGTCATCGCCATGCAGGCGCTGGCGAAGCGGCTGGGCGTGGCCATCCCCACCAGCTTTTTCGAGCGCGACGGGCATCATTACTACAACACGCTCGCCATGATCGGCCCGGATGGCGAGGTCATGGGCACTTATCGCAAAAGCCACATCCCGGATGGGCCGGGTTACGAAGAGAAATTCTATTTCCGCCCCGGCAATGACGGGTTCAAGGTTTGGGACGTCTTCGGGGCCCGCATCGGCATCGGCATTTGCTGGGACCAGTGGTATCCGGAAACGGCGCGCTGCCTGGCGCTGAAAGGCGCTCAAGTCCTGTTCTACCCCACCGCTATCGGCAGCGAGCCCAAGGATGCGGACATGGACACCAGCCGCATGTGGCGCCGCGCGATGATCGGCCATGCCGTCAGCAATTGCATGCCGGTGGTGGCTGCCAACCGCATCGGCCACGAAGGCTCGCAGGAGGCCGGCAATCGCTTCTACGGGCACAGCTTCATCTGCGACGAATGGGGCGACATGCTGGCCGAATACGGCGCGCAGGAAACAGGCGTGCTGGTGTCGGAGCTGGACCTCGATGCAGCCCGCCAGCACCGCGCCAGCTGGGGTTTCTTCCGCGATCGCCGCCCGCAGCTTTACGGCCGCATTGCCGAAGACATTTGA
- a CDS encoding class I SAM-dependent methyltransferase has translation MKKAAIIAAALALGVTAPALADHHMAAPGMSAVLAADARADDSARDQYRNPAETLSFFDVKPGMTVVDYMPSGGWYTRILVPYLGEGGTYIGMNPAIPADATGFMARMANYGDTLPGQVTEWLGGAPGAKVVGVNVGDEMPESMAGSVDRVLIFREIHNMHRFGWLQPSLASIRTMLKDDGMVGVVQHRAPHSASADYTDGSKGYMREADVIALFQANGFELYARSEVNANPADPANWPNGVWTLPPRLGGATDETRPALVEIGESDRMTLLFRKRP, from the coding sequence ATGAAAAAAGCCGCCATCATCGCCGCAGCCCTTGCCCTGGGCGTGACCGCGCCTGCGCTGGCCGATCATCACATGGCGGCACCCGGCATGTCCGCAGTCCTGGCTGCCGATGCCCGGGCCGACGACAGCGCCCGCGACCAGTACCGCAACCCTGCCGAAACCCTCAGCTTCTTCGACGTGAAGCCCGGCATGACCGTGGTCGACTACATGCCGTCCGGCGGCTGGTACACGCGCATCCTTGTGCCCTATCTGGGCGAAGGCGGGACTTATATCGGCATGAACCCCGCGATTCCGGCCGATGCGACCGGCTTCATGGCTCGCATGGCGAATTATGGCGACACGCTGCCCGGACAGGTGACCGAATGGCTGGGCGGCGCGCCCGGTGCGAAGGTCGTCGGCGTGAATGTCGGCGACGAAATGCCCGAAAGCATGGCCGGCAGCGTGGACCGCGTGCTGATCTTCCGCGAAATCCACAACATGCACCGCTTCGGCTGGCTGCAGCCCAGCCTCGCCTCCATCCGCACCATGCTGAAGGATGACGGCATGGTTGGCGTGGTCCAGCACCGCGCCCCGCATTCTGCCAGCGCTGACTATACCGACGGCAGCAAGGGCTACATGCGCGAGGCGGACGTGATCGCGCTGTTCCAGGCCAATGGTTTCGAACTTTATGCCCGCAGCGAAGTGAATGCGAACCCGGCCGATCCGGCAAACTGGCCCAATGGCGTGTGGACCCTTCCGCCGCGCCTTGGCGGGGCAACCGACGAGACACGTCCCGCGCTGGTGGAGATCGGCGAAAGCGACCGCATGACCCTGCTGTTCCGCAAGCGGCCATGA
- the msrA gene encoding peptide-methionine (S)-S-oxide reductase MsrA translates to MGKQEQAIIAGGCFWCTEAVFRDVVGVSEVESGYIGGEVENPTYKQVCSGSTGHAEGIRVTFDTDTITLPEIYDVFLGTHDPTQLNRQGNDVGTQYRSAIFPLDDDQRAEAEAAIARWNADHAGQEAVTTIEGPATWYPAEDYHQEYWDGEGQRNPYCLAVIPPKLMKLRKSFQQYLKD, encoded by the coding sequence ATGGGCAAGCAGGAACAGGCCATCATCGCAGGCGGGTGCTTCTGGTGCACTGAAGCGGTGTTCCGCGACGTGGTGGGCGTAAGCGAAGTGGAAAGCGGCTATATCGGCGGCGAGGTGGAGAACCCCACGTACAAGCAGGTCTGTTCCGGCAGTACCGGCCATGCGGAGGGCATCCGCGTCACCTTCGATACCGACACGATTACCCTGCCTGAAATTTACGACGTGTTCCTGGGCACGCATGATCCGACCCAGCTGAACCGGCAGGGCAACGACGTGGGCACGCAATATCGCAGCGCGATCTTTCCGCTGGACGATGACCAGCGCGCCGAAGCCGAAGCCGCCATCGCGCGGTGGAATGCCGACCATGCTGGGCAGGAAGCCGTGACCACCATCGAAGGCCCGGCCACCTGGTACCCGGCAGAGGATTACCACCAGGAGTATTGGGACGGCGAAGGCCAGAGGAACCCCTACTGCCTGGCGGTCATCCCGCCCAAGCTGATGAAACTGAGGAAGAGCTTCCAGCAGTATCTCAAGGACTGA
- a CDS encoding alpha/beta fold hydrolase, producing the protein MRILKKILIGLAILLGLGAAIAGVGVATALDWDRTHTEATASLPFYEAGMPDGIYQLEANGLVFRTRTFGMQNDGPAIVMLHGHPESSIMWQSLADRAAAEGYRVIAFDQRGYSPGARPEGVDAYMADNQVADVMAMADAAGFEDFHLVGHDWGAIIAWSTAMLHPDRISSLNILSLPHPHTLTATLVDDTPAYIRLFSLPWVPETMLLFNDLSGYRDLYTEQSEVETAEYVGIFSEPGASTATLNWYRAIRESLQVLSEREPGICMPTVFIYGDEEFWVTPDYLAQQRELVRAPYEEIELKGGHWIMQMHPEAISEAVLGNFGAPASDADAAAPGCTAAPN; encoded by the coding sequence ATGCGAATCCTGAAGAAAATCCTGATCGGTCTTGCCATCCTCCTCGGCCTTGGTGCCGCGATTGCGGGCGTGGGCGTTGCGACCGCACTGGACTGGGACCGAACCCACACCGAGGCGACTGCCAGCCTGCCCTTTTACGAGGCTGGGATGCCGGACGGTATTTACCAGCTGGAGGCGAACGGGCTGGTCTTCCGGACCCGCACCTTCGGAATGCAGAACGATGGGCCGGCTATCGTCATGCTGCACGGCCATCCGGAAAGTTCGATCATGTGGCAATCGCTCGCGGATCGTGCAGCGGCCGAGGGATACAGGGTGATCGCCTTCGACCAGCGTGGTTACAGCCCCGGCGCGCGGCCCGAGGGGGTCGATGCATACATGGCTGACAATCAGGTGGCCGATGTCATGGCGATGGCGGACGCTGCGGGATTTGAGGACTTCCATTTGGTGGGCCACGACTGGGGCGCCATCATCGCTTGGAGCACGGCCATGCTCCATCCCGATCGCATCTCCAGCCTCAACATCCTGTCACTGCCGCATCCCCACACGCTGACGGCCACGCTGGTCGACGATACGCCGGCCTATATCCGCCTGTTCAGCCTGCCGTGGGTGCCGGAGACGATGCTGCTGTTCAACGACCTGTCCGGATACCGCGACCTCTATACCGAGCAGTCCGAGGTCGAAACCGCCGAATATGTCGGCATCTTCTCGGAGCCGGGCGCATCGACCGCGACGCTGAACTGGTACCGCGCGATCCGCGAAAGCCTGCAGGTGCTGAGCGAACGCGAGCCGGGCATCTGCATGCCCACGGTGTTCATTTATGGTGACGAGGAATTCTGGGTAACGCCGGATTACCTCGCCCAGCAGCGCGAGCTGGTGCGCGCGCCCTATGAGGAAATCGAGCTCAAGGGCGGCCACTGGATCATGCAGATGCATCCGGAAGCGATTTCCGAAGCTGTGCTGGGCAATTTCGGCGCGCCCGCTTCGGATGCCGACGCCGCTGCCCCCGGTTGTACGGCGGCTCCGAATTAG
- a CDS encoding RsmB/NOP family class I SAM-dependent RNA methyltransferase, producing MAQPSGIHARRAALRMLDAVLRRGETLEQAFGPATKDVRQFNDKALARAIASEALRWLVDIDALIDSATKQVLPPDAKPRMALRLMLAQWLRLETPPHAVIATGLPLLTGGPRRLAHGVFSTLVKQEAALPAAPTLPDDVAARWGERAGDIAAGLAEPPELDLTLRDPHATTIWASKLSAFVTAPGQLRLPRGTNVEKLEGFEDGEWWVQDLAASLPAHLLGRAPEGEGNHALDLCAAPGGKTLQLAAQGWNVTALDISKRRLELLRENLKRTGLKAGIVRADALTWEPKHRFDAILLDAPCTATGTCRRHPDVIHRIGPRQIEEMTQLQAALLERAAGWLKPGGRLVYAVCSLEAEEGEDIAAGCSLTPDPIAEDELPAGLEPGAWGHVRTDPGMLQDKGGLDGFFIARWRRED from the coding sequence ATGGCCCAGCCTTCCGGAATTCACGCGCGCCGCGCCGCGCTTCGCATGCTCGATGCCGTCCTGCGCCGGGGGGAGACGCTGGAACAGGCGTTCGGCCCTGCGACGAAGGACGTGCGCCAGTTCAACGACAAGGCGCTGGCCCGCGCCATCGCCAGCGAGGCACTGCGCTGGCTGGTCGATATCGACGCCCTGATCGATTCCGCCACAAAGCAGGTGCTGCCGCCCGACGCGAAGCCGCGCATGGCGCTGCGCCTGATGCTGGCCCAATGGCTGCGGCTGGAAACGCCGCCGCATGCCGTGATCGCCACCGGACTGCCGCTGCTGACCGGCGGCCCGCGGCGGCTGGCCCACGGCGTATTCTCCACGCTGGTGAAGCAGGAAGCGGCACTGCCCGCTGCGCCCACGCTGCCGGATGATGTCGCGGCGCGCTGGGGCGAGCGGGCAGGCGATATCGCCGCTGGCCTGGCCGAACCGCCCGAGCTCGACCTGACACTGCGCGATCCGCACGCCACCACTATCTGGGCATCGAAACTGTCCGCTTTCGTCACCGCGCCGGGCCAGCTGCGCCTGCCGCGGGGCACGAATGTGGAGAAGCTGGAAGGCTTCGAGGATGGCGAATGGTGGGTTCAGGACCTCGCCGCCTCGCTGCCTGCCCACCTGCTGGGCAGGGCCCCTGAGGGTGAAGGCAATCACGCGCTGGACCTTTGCGCCGCGCCGGGCGGCAAGACGCTGCAACTGGCCGCGCAGGGCTGGAATGTCACCGCGCTCGACATCAGCAAGCGGCGGCTGGAATTGCTGCGCGAGAACCTGAAGCGCACGGGCCTGAAGGCCGGGATCGTCCGCGCCGATGCGCTGACCTGGGAGCCGAAGCACCGGTTCGACGCCATCCTGCTGGACGCGCCCTGCACCGCGACGGGCACCTGCCGCCGCCACCCGGACGTGATCCACCGCATCGGCCCGCGCCAGATCGAGGAAATGACGCAGTTGCAGGCTGCCCTGCTGGAGCGCGCTGCCGGCTGGCTGAAACCCGGCGGCAGGCTGGTCTATGCCGTCTGCTCGCTGGAGGCGGAGGAAGGCGAGGATATTGCCGCGGGCTGCTCCCTGACGCCCGACCCGATTGCCGAGGACGAGCTGCCCGCAGGCCTGGAGCCCGGGGCATGGGGCCATGTGCGCACCGACCCCGGAATGCTGCAGGACAAGGGCGGGCTGGACGGCTTCTTCATTGCGCGCTGGCGGCGCGAAGACTGA
- a CDS encoding DUF1674 domain-containing protein — translation MTKRATKRPEGFQKPAHWSDDPPPKPEPVKPEAARDDPQGLSPTRYGDWVKDGIAIDFS, via the coding sequence ATGACCAAACGCGCGACCAAACGCCCGGAAGGCTTCCAGAAGCCTGCCCACTGGAGCGATGACCCTCCGCCCAAGCCGGAGCCGGTGAAGCCGGAAGCCGCGCGCGACGATCCGCAGGGCCTGAGCCCCACACGCTACGGCGACTGGGTGAAGGACGGGATCGCGATCGACTTTTCCTGA
- the hemH gene encoding ferrochelatase produces the protein MTWQEQKLPADHPPVKSGGVGVLLVNLGTPDAPDTPSVRRYLKQFLSDRRVVEIPALVWQPILRGIILNTRPKKSAHAYSQVWTDKGSPLAAITAEQAEKLQERLGPVREGDVRVDWAMRYGNPSIPDRLQAMLNAGCERVLFAPLYPQYSGATTATAVDDAADALKAMRWQLSLRTLPPYHDDPVHIAALARDIGAQLDALDFAPELLLLSFHGMPQRTLELGDPYHCHCRKTARLLEEALARPDLRIRTTFQSRFGPAKWLEPATDDVLEEEAKAGTKSIAIAAPGFSADCLETLEELAIRGREQFMEAGGEKFAALSCLNAGETGMDMLETLIRRELSGWI, from the coding sequence ATGACCTGGCAGGAACAGAAACTCCCGGCGGACCACCCGCCGGTAAAGAGCGGCGGCGTGGGCGTATTGCTCGTGAACCTCGGCACGCCAGACGCGCCCGATACGCCCAGTGTGCGGCGTTACCTGAAGCAATTCCTGTCCGACCGGCGGGTGGTGGAAATCCCCGCCCTCGTTTGGCAGCCGATCCTGCGCGGCATCATCCTGAACACGCGCCCGAAGAAGAGCGCGCATGCCTATAGCCAGGTGTGGACCGACAAGGGCAGCCCGCTGGCGGCCATCACCGCAGAGCAGGCGGAGAAGCTGCAGGAGCGGCTCGGCCCCGTCCGCGAGGGCGATGTGCGGGTGGACTGGGCCATGCGCTACGGCAACCCCTCCATCCCCGACCGGTTGCAGGCGATGCTGAATGCCGGCTGCGAGCGTGTGCTGTTCGCCCCGCTTTATCCGCAATATTCCGGCGCCACCACGGCCACGGCGGTGGACGATGCCGCCGATGCGCTGAAGGCGATGCGCTGGCAGCTCTCGCTTCGCACCCTGCCGCCTTACCATGACGATCCCGTGCATATCGCGGCGCTGGCCCGCGATATCGGCGCACAGCTGGACGCGCTGGATTTCGCGCCGGAGCTGCTGCTGCTGAGCTTTCACGGCATGCCGCAGCGCACGCTGGAACTGGGCGATCCCTACCACTGCCATTGCCGCAAGACCGCGCGGCTGCTGGAAGAGGCGCTGGCCCGCCCGGACCTGCGCATCCGCACCACCTTCCAAAGCCGGTTCGGGCCCGCCAAATGGCTGGAACCCGCGACCGACGACGTGCTGGAAGAAGAGGCGAAGGCCGGCACGAAGAGCATCGCCATCGCCGCACCCGGCTTTTCCGCCGACTGCCTGGAAACGCTGGAAGAATTGGCCATTCGCGGACGCGAGCAATTCATGGAGGCAGGCGGCGAGAAGTTTGCCGCGCTCAGCTGCCTGAATGCGGGCGAAACCGGTATGGACATGCTGGAAACGCTGATCCGCCGCGAATTGTCCGGCTGGATCTGA
- a CDS encoding xanthine dehydrogenase family protein molybdopterin-binding subunit, producing MRVSRRGVLAGGALGGGLLVAWALLPRSYSDPLPAEEGETAFGAWLKIGADGVVTVAVPQLEMGQGVTTLLPQIIARELGADWRQVAVEPAPASGAYANLPLAAEWAPLRRRMVPWLDAEPDDLLLKRWAQDEAFTATADGTTLAAYEMPCREAAATARAMLAMAAAELWDVDWQECEVLNGLVTNGERQAGFGALAISAAEQDPPDTPPLRPEEIAELAGSFPMPEGAQTDYPRVDLPSKVDGTYQFAGDIRLPEMVHAAIRHGPVDRAEISSLDVPATRGIRGLRGIVKGKRWLAAAADNWWAAEQALDAMAPRFRTANPVNSQRMNEALDNAVRRGERHRVAERGNGDAGLDKPTLALRYDVMPALHAPLETASATARLRDGKLELWMAAQAPEQARQAAAKALGMALEDVILYPVAAGGSFDRRLEHDHAIEVALIARELDRPVQLTWSRWQEHLLTRPRPPVAGVLAARIDAEGRIGTFRARLAAPSSSYEFGRRLFGNLTSWAAMEDAEGRPDAMVCQGAMPPYAIPNAAVDHAPARIGLPTGRMRGKADGYTCFMVESFIDEVAQRYAQEPLAYRISMLGEDVRLAECLQRAARLAGWGGGGDRSGEGIACHRMGNPATGGRIAVVATAAIGEGGVRVTRLSAAVDIGRVVNRDLALQQVEGGLVYGLGLALGSATEYQDGLPTQARLGDLGLPTMADMPEVRVELVESESQPFDPGEIGVPAVAPAIANAIYSATGLRLRRLPLLSGGL from the coding sequence CTGCGTGTTTCGCGGCGCGGCGTGCTGGCCGGGGGCGCGCTTGGCGGCGGCCTGCTGGTGGCATGGGCCCTGCTGCCGCGAAGCTATTCCGACCCACTGCCGGCCGAAGAGGGCGAGACCGCTTTCGGCGCCTGGCTGAAGATCGGCGCGGACGGCGTGGTGACCGTGGCCGTGCCGCAGCTGGAGATGGGACAGGGGGTGACCACCCTGCTGCCGCAGATCATTGCGCGCGAGCTGGGCGCGGACTGGCGGCAGGTCGCGGTAGAACCTGCGCCTGCCAGCGGTGCCTACGCCAATCTTCCCCTCGCCGCGGAATGGGCGCCGCTGCGCCGCCGCATGGTCCCCTGGCTGGATGCCGAGCCTGACGACCTGCTGCTGAAACGCTGGGCGCAGGACGAGGCCTTTACCGCCACCGCCGATGGCACCACGCTGGCGGCCTATGAGATGCCCTGCCGCGAGGCTGCCGCCACCGCGCGCGCCATGCTGGCCATGGCGGCGGCCGAATTGTGGGACGTGGACTGGCAGGAATGCGAGGTGCTGAATGGCCTCGTCACCAATGGCGAGCGGCAGGCAGGCTTTGGCGCCCTTGCCATCAGCGCGGCGGAGCAGGATCCGCCCGACACGCCGCCATTGAGGCCCGAGGAAATCGCCGAGCTGGCAGGCAGCTTTCCCATGCCGGAAGGCGCGCAGACCGATTATCCGCGTGTCGACCTGCCGAGCAAGGTGGACGGCACGTACCAGTTTGCAGGCGACATCCGCCTGCCGGAGATGGTCCATGCCGCCATCCGCCACGGTCCGGTGGACCGGGCGGAAATCAGCAGCCTGGACGTGCCCGCGACGCGCGGCATCCGCGGCCTTCGCGGCATCGTGAAGGGCAAGCGCTGGCTGGCGGCGGCCGCGGACAATTGGTGGGCGGCGGAGCAGGCGCTCGATGCGATGGCCCCGCGCTTCCGGACGGCGAACCCAGTCAACTCCCAGCGTATGAACGAGGCGCTCGACAATGCCGTGCGGCGCGGGGAGCGGCACCGCGTGGCCGAGCGCGGCAATGGCGATGCAGGCCTCGACAAGCCGACGCTGGCGCTGCGATACGATGTCATGCCGGCGCTGCATGCTCCGCTTGAAACGGCCAGCGCCACAGCCCGCCTGCGCGATGGCAAGCTGGAGCTGTGGATGGCCGCGCAGGCCCCGGAACAGGCCCGGCAGGCGGCGGCAAAGGCGCTGGGCATGGCGCTGGAAGATGTCATCCTTTACCCCGTGGCGGCAGGCGGCAGCTTCGACCGGCGGCTGGAGCATGATCATGCCATCGAAGTTGCCCTGATTGCGCGGGAACTGGACCGCCCCGTGCAGCTGACCTGGTCGCGCTGGCAGGAGCATCTGCTCACCCGCCCGCGCCCTCCGGTGGCCGGCGTGCTGGCCGCGCGGATCGATGCCGAAGGGCGCATCGGCACGTTCCGCGCGCGGCTGGCGGCCCCGTCCAGCAGTTATGAATTCGGGCGGCGCCTGTTCGGCAACCTCACCAGCTGGGCGGCGATGGAGGATGCAGAAGGCCGCCCGGATGCCATGGTCTGCCAGGGCGCGATGCCGCCCTATGCCATCCCCAATGCCGCCGTGGATCACGCGCCAGCCCGTATCGGCCTGCCCACCGGCCGCATGCGCGGGAAGGCCGATGGCTACACCTGCTTCATGGTGGAAAGCTTCATCGACGAAGTGGCGCAGCGTTACGCGCAGGAGCCGCTGGCTTACCGCATTTCCATGCTGGGCGAGGACGTGCGGCTGGCGGAATGCCTGCAGCGCGCCGCGCGGCTGGCCGGATGGGGCGGCGGCGGCGATCGCAGCGGCGAAGGCATCGCCTGCCACCGCATGGGCAACCCGGCCACCGGCGGGCGCATCGCCGTGGTCGCAACTGCAGCCATCGGCGAAGGCGGCGTGCGCGTGACGCGGCTTTCCGCTGCGGTCGATATCGGCCGCGTCGTCAACCGCGACCTTGCCCTGCAGCAGGTGGAAGGCGGGCTGGTCTATGGCCTCGGCCTCGCGCTCGGTTCCGCCACGGAATACCAGGACGGCCTGCCCACGCAAGCTCGGCTCGGCGACCTCGGCTTGCCCACCATGGCGGACATGCCCGAAGTGCGCGTGGAACTGGTGGAAAGTGAGAGCCAGCCCTTCGATCCGGGCGAGATTGGCGTCCCCGCCGTCGCCCCCGCCATCGCCAATGCGATTTATTCTGCAACGGGCCTTCGCCTGCGCCGCCTTCCGCTGCTATCGGGCGGGCTATGA